A single Numenius arquata chromosome 1, bNumArq3.hap1.1, whole genome shotgun sequence DNA region contains:
- the SMPD1 gene encoding sphingomyelin phosphodiesterase gives MAARAEPPGPGPVPPLPRSRSRSRSLSLPLPLALALALALSVPVSLSLPLPAGPLPPEAEALLAAAPGWGWRNVSCPVCRALFGALDLALQLEPAVGRVGQLAARLCQELGLARPPVCRGAVGLFQRDVVAAWSRSVLRPREACGLLLGGGCGHWDILGDWNVSVPGGPKPPVRPPRPPPPGAPTARILFLTDLHWDRLYAPGSAAACPDPLCCRGDPLPATGGVAAAGPWGAYGKCDLPLRTIESLLAQLPPPAAFRAVYWTGDIPAHDVWRQSRGDQLLALRTLTGVLRRRLGPLPVYPAVGNHEATPVNAFPPPYVRGNQSAAWLYDAMAEAWQGWLPPPALRTLRAAGFYTLQVWPGLRLVSLNMNFCSEANFWLLINSTDPAGQLRWLGGVLADAERAGEKVHIIGHIPPGHCLRSWSWNYYRIVNRFEGTIAGQFFGHTHLDEFELFYDEETLSRPVSVAFLAPSATTYIGLNPGYRVYEVDGQYPGSSLAVLDHWTFILNLTEANAPGGSPRWRLLYGAREALGLPTAFPADWDRLLRRLQDDERLFQRFWFLRHKGSPPRRPCGPPCKAALLCALRTARSHDPQLCRPLRPTLPFPRIRELWGQQRLC, from the exons ATGGCGGCGCGGGCAGAGCCCCCCGGCCCGGGCCCGGTCCCGCCGCtgccccgctcccgctcccgctcccgctccctctcgctgccgctgccgctggcCCTGGCGCTGGCCCTGGCGCTGTCGGTGCCGGTGTCGCTGTCGCTGCCGCTGCCGGCGGGGCCGCTCCCTCCCGAGGCCGAGGCGCTGCTGGCGGCGGCCCCGGGCTGGGGGTGGCGGAACGTGTCCTGCCCGGTGTGTCGGGCGCTCTTCGGGGCGCTGGACCTGGcgctgcag ctggaGCCCGCCGTGGGGCGCGTGGGGCAGCTGGCGGCCCGgctgtgccaggagctggggctggcgcGCCCCCCCGTCTGCCGGGGGGCCGTGGGGCTCTTCCAGCGGGACGTGGTGGCCGCCTGGTCCCGCTCCGTCCTGCGGCCCCGCGAGGCCTgcgggctgctgctgggggggggctgcggccaCTGGGACATCCTGGGCGACTGGAACGTCTCCGTCCCCGGGGGGCCCAAGCCCCCCGTccggcccccccgcccgcccccccccggcgcccccacCGCCCGCATCCTCTTCCTCACCGACCTGCACTGGGACCGGCTCTACGCccccggcagcgccgccgcctGCCCGGACCCCCTCTGCTGCCGGGGGGACCCCCTGCCCGCCACGGGGGGggtcgccgccgcggggccgtGGGGCGCCTACGGCAAGTGCGACCTGCCCCTGCGCACCATCGAGTCCCTGCTGGCCCAGTTGCCCCCCCCGGCCGCCTTCCGGGCCGTCTACTGGACGGGGGACATCCCCGCGCACGACGTGTggcggcagagccggggggacCAGCTGCTGGCCCTGCGCACCCTGACGGGGGTCCTGCGCCGCCGCCTGGGCCCCCTCCCCGTCTACCCGGCCGTGGGCAACCACGAGGCCACCCCCGTCaacgccttcccccccccctacGTGCGGGGCAACCAGTCGGCCGCCTGGCTCTACGACGCCATGGCCGAGgcctggcagggctggctgcccccccccgccctgcggACCCTGCG ggCGGCTGGGTTCTACACGCTGCAGGTCTGGCCGGGGCTGCGCCTCGTTTCCCTCAACATGAATTTCTGCTCCGAGGCCAATTTCTGGCTCCTCATCAACTCCACCGACCCCGCGGGGCAGCTCCGCtggctggggggggtcctggcGGACGCCGAGCGGGCgggggagaag GTGCACATCATCGGGCACATCCCCCCCGGGCACTGCCTGCGCAGCTGGAGCTGGAACTACTACCGCATCGTCAACAg GTTCGAGGGCACCATCGCGGGGCAGTTCTTCGGGCACACGCACCTGGACGAGTTCGAGCTTTTCTACGACGAGGAGACGCTCTCCCGCCCCGTCTCCGTCGCCTTCCTCGCCCCCAGCGCCACCACCTACATCGGCCTCAACCCCG GGTACCGTGTGTACGAGGTGGACGGCCAGTACCCCGGCAGCTCGCTGGCCGTGCTGGACCACTGGACCTTCATCCTCAACCTGACGGAGGCCAACGCGCCGGGGGGCTCCCCGCGCTGGCGGCTGCTCTATGGGGCGCGGGAGGCGCTGGGGCTCCCCACGGCCTTCCCCGCCGACTGGGACCGGCTGCTGCGGCGCCTGCAGGACGACGAGCGGCTCTTCCAGCGCTTCTGGTTCCTGCGGCACAAGGGCAGCCCCCCCCGCCGGCCCTGCGGCCCCCCCTGCAAGGCCGCCCTGCTCTGCGCCCTGCGCACCGCCCGCTCCCACGACCCCCAGCTCTGCCGGCCCCTGCGCCCCACACTGCCCTTCCCGCGCATCCGGGAGCTGTGGGGCCAGCAGCGCCTCTGCTGA